CAAATACTACataaattacttaaatattatttttatatattaatatattaatttgataatacattaaatcaataaaaatatatatttgtaactttaaaaatacataatttttacttatttttatgtTACAAATACTACTTAaactatttaaataatatttttatataaaattatacgggattaaattaataaaaaaaataaaatacaacacaaaagtttaaaatataacTTTTATTGAGAAGACCTTTCATCTACTTTTGAAATTCTATTTCCTttaccttatatatatatatatatatatatatatatatatatatatatatatatatatatatatatatatatatatatatatatatatatatatatattagagaaaatatatatttttaatcaaaattaaattttattaccaAATCTCTTAAAAAAATAGTTATGCTGGCTTCCaaataggggtggcaaacgggcatgcccgccccgtttaggcccgccccgcaaaagcccgcgaaaaaatggGGCGGGCTTTTtaaagagtgcgggtctaaaactttgccccgccccgcaaaaagtgagggcggggcggggaaagtccgcgggcattcggctttttaggcctaaaaatagtaaaattctataaaaaaacaaatgcccgcaaaagcccacaaaaaacggggcggggcggacacattaaagagagcgggcctaaaaccttaccccgccccgcgaaaaagtgcgggtaagacgggctttccccgcgggtcgggcccgttttgccacccctacttccaAATGCGTTATGGTTTTTTAGGAGTGGGAAAACCTACATCCAGTAATTTGTAATAGCAAATAGGACACTTTTGTATCAACTTGTATCTGCCAGCGTACACTGATGAACAGTTAACTTCATGCTCGATAGAGGTACTCTTAAATACTTAAATGGCATCTTATGTAATATCTTGTGTCCTCCTATGTGCTCTATTTGTTGTCAGTTAGGACAAGTTGAGTTTCCAAGTGCTTTATTCATTGTCAAATGAGGTCAATAGAGTAATTAGTGAACTCATAAGAGATTATTTCTAACTCAAACTGGGTAATCCTTAACAATTGGTACAAGAAATGACAAGTTGGTAAATATTGAACTACAAATTGCTCACTTAAATAGAATATCTCTTCATAAGATATTTTCTCATGACTTTCCTTTCCAATTATGCCATTATTAGTTAGAgaataaaagaaggaaaaagagagaaAGTTAGTGAGAATACAtaagagaagaaaaagaggaaaagaagataagagaaagagagaagaaaaggaagaatttggaaagaagaagaggaagaagcttTGAGCAAATTAAACAAACTTTTTCATCAACATCTCATCTCCAATCTTTCACCATTTTCATTAATCTAAGGTGGGTTCCTAGATAGTTATAGCTTTTGGGGGGAAATCCACACTTTTGGAAAATAGGATTTGTGTGAAATCATTTTATATGTGAACATGTTGTTCCATACATGATGTTCTTGATGCCTTACATGTTTTGCTGTGATAACCCATGGTATTTTGTGTTATTGGGTGCATTAAGATGATACATGTTGGTCGTTTGGTTGATTTTTCCTTTACTATTTCGTTATTTTTTTACTAGATTCTACTATTCACGGCAGGTGAGAATGGGCTTGCCATGCGAGTTTTCATGCTGCCCAAAATTATTTGCCCTGCTAAGTTCCTCGGGCGAGGAAGGGTCTCGCCAGGCGAGACAATGGCCTTTGAGAAAAATGTCAATTTTACTTGATCTCGTTGGGGTCTCGCTTGAGGCTTTCTGAGTGGTATGAAATCGATAGTGCCTCCCTAGGATCGCAAGGCGAGCATGACAGCTTGGAGAAAAATGTTTGATTCCTTGTTTCCACCATAATATAGGAATCATAGTTCAAATTGATACGAGGCCAGAAATATTAGAATAAGGTGAAATTCATGATATGAAATGCTAGAGTATGTTATGACATGATTATATAAGGTTTAGGTTGTTAAAAGTTGAATAAGATGGGTTAGAAAGTGAAATTTTTGTGTTGTTGTCCCGTCAATTTCATTGGCTGAGACACATCCTCGCTAGGCAAGATCTATTGTCATGGAAATTCTGACAGTTTTACAAATAGCATAACTTTAATTTCGTAACTCTGATTAAGATACGGTTGAATGTGTTAGAAAGCTTAGTCAATGCTCTATTACTAATGAATTAAATCATGGATGTATGTTAATAATtcttaaatgaatgatgataaacAATGTTATGTATTGTTGTTTGACTTGAATGCTTGAGACTTGAATTAACTGTGATGAAAGTGAGATGAACCTAGGATAATAACTAGGTGAATGAACTAGTAATAAAAACCTATGTTATGGGGATAACGTAAGTGTGATTCTTAGACGTAAAGGTACCTCGATGTGTATCGTGGTCAAGTAGTCTCTTGAATAATGAACTAATGGGATTTATATGGAACATGTGTGATTTATATTATGAGATCAGTGAATATGAACACCTAGCGATTGATGAGAGCAATCACGTGTAATATTGATGAACTTAATCACATATTTGGAAATTACCATTGATTATGCACATCCCAATTTAGGCACTTATGTAAAGTAGAATTGGGATTTGGCACCAATGATTTGTGCCTCTGAATGGGTTTAAGTAGTTTCAAGTCCCATACGATAAAAGATACTCTAAGTGGTTTCGAGTCCCATACGAGTAACGATTCTTGAAGTGGGATTGAGTCCCATGGAGAACCCGAATCCACAAGAAAGTTGAATCGTATGGACATGCGTGAACCGAGCCTTGCCATAGGCATATGTCTGATCGGGGATCAATGTTTCATGCTTTAGAATAGTGATTTATTGAGTTATGAGAACTCAAGTTACATGTTTCCAGATAATGCGAATATCCCTTACCTGCTTAAGTCTTAGTTACGTTGTGTAAGTGACACACAAGTAATGCAAGATAAAGACTTGAGTTAACAATTGATAAGAGATCCCTTTAGAGCGGAGTGGACCCTTAGGATACGAGAACACACTGAGATTAATTATCATCTCAccccattaccattgttgttttttcAGGTGTTTATTTGTAGGTTAAAGGCAAGAAAAAGTTGTCGGATGATGTTTCGAAGACTTTTGTGACTGTGATCTTCCGTTGTGGTTTATGTGCAATTGTAGATATTGAACATAGATCTTGGTTTTTTATTAGGCACTATTGTATATCATGTGTCATAGTTGAGTATTTAATTCTGGACATGTACGTATAATGATGTCGTTAGGCACTTGTGTTGTATCAGTACCAATTAATACtatgtataatatattttatagatGTAAGCTATatagggtgttacaattggtatcagagcagatcAATTCTTGACCTAGCCTTGAAACATCATAGGTAAAATCAATTCCTACCTCATATGTGTGATTTGCCAACATGATTCTTAATATCACGGTATGTAATATTGGGCCTGATCAATCTAATTCTATGTGCATGGTAGGTAGAATCATGGTTGAGCGACCACGTGGACTTCAGAAGTTTAGCAGAGCTTGTGCCTTGAGAGTAGGCTCAAACCAAGAGTTTTAAAGTAAGGAGTACAAATGAGTTCGGTTGAAGTCGTAGTGAGAGATGTGATTCAGGTAATGTGGAATTACAAAATGGCGCATAGTTCAAGCAACCTTATAGTACTACAGGAGTTTGAAGTTAAAGATCTATATCGGATGAATTCGTTAGAGTTTTGAGAAATGAGTAAGCCTATTAGTAGAGCAAGATTAACCCACTATTATGGTACAAGTATTACAAAAAATCCCATATATTGAGGGAGAAAGGATGGTTAAGTGCAAAAGTTTAAGAGGGAAACCAAAATTGTTTGAATCtaaaataggaggaccaaaattatttaaatttaaattagaaAGACCAATTTCGTAAATCAGATAAAATAGGGGAACTGAAATTATAattaagcatatatatatatatatatataactttaaaaaaaatattttatttgttttgattctgAATATTGATTTAAATTTATCGATTTTTTTTAAGCGGAGACATTTTGAAAGTCACATTATAGGGTGATTATGTTTTAGTATTTGttcaaaaattgaaagaaaaaaaatacaagaatgatGCTACTGAACCAACTAAGGGAGTCTTCACAACCAATATCATGAAACATTATCGTTGTTGTAACAAATCATCCTGAGTGAATTTTCattttaaaagttattttatattatctattttatttcaattgaGTTTTTTCTTAGGTGAATTTTATGTGACATCTTCAAAATCCACCACAATATATATCAACATAGATACACCAGAAGCTTTGACACAATCGACTGagtatgtttatttttttatgaattttttatttttttaattaccaCACATTATACTTatatttattacaatatcattGAAGGGGTGACAATGTTGTTGTTCatggaaataaaaatatatattttcctaTTATGGTTGTTTCTCCCAAAATTGACaaggaaaaaaaaactatatttgatATGTTGTCAATAGCTATTTCGGGGACTAATATGGTGAGAAAATGTATTTattgtaatacattattcataaataatctatttattttattaaaataataaatttgacaTTTTTCGATTTTATGCACAAAATGTTTTCTACCTATGTGATGCAAGAGTTGAtgatattttgttaaaaaaatgaataatgtTATGTTTCATGTCCTAATTAATTGTATGAAATATGTACCGAAACAAAATTTTAATGTGAACATTGCTTCAAAGATGTCGACTATCCAAGGACCAGGTACTCTTACTTTTCATTATATAGCAAAAGATGTTTCTTTTTTACATGTGAAAATAATCAAAGTACATGTTGAATTTAGAATGATTTAATACCCTTTTGTTGGCAAAGCTTTATGCTAAGCGCATAAGCTTGAGGAGGGTAATTTCCTTGCATTATTTTGAATTAACCTTCAAAAGGCTTAGAAAAGCCCTGTTATAGGATCAATACATGTCACTGAAGGAAGGGGCGGTGAGAAGCTTATATTTTCACTTTCCATCGTGCTTTATTTCTTTTTGTATAGCCTTTCATTGAGACACTGCTCACATTAGTACATGAACCGCCCTGTTTGATCTCCACTTGTTTTACtgattatgaaaaatataaacaCTTACTTCCATGCTATGATTCAATTGGTTGTGTTGATTGtatgataattaattaaaatctatgGTGAAAAGTTAGGCTAAACTTAGGTTTGTAACTAGGTATATGAATTAGAAAGATAATTTACGTTATGAAAATGACTTAGGTGGTGATGCTTGGATGCAAAGGTACCTCGGCGTGTATTACACGCGGACGAGTAGTCACATGAGTTATGACTCAATACACTTTGTATGGAACCTATTGTGATAATATGAGAATTGGTGGATGTGATCACTTAGTGATTAATTAACtcataaaatcaaattttctcaattaaAAACCCTTGATCAAAATCGAGGTGCGTATTTAAAATCCTTCACTTCACATCATCATCCACTCCTCtaataaaatcaaaacaatttCACAAATAAAAGCAATCGCCACTTTGAGGTCATTCTTCAAACCTAATTGACTCATTGACAATCAATGCGAATAAAaccttggtcaacatcaagtCCATTTTCAATCcccaaaacaaaccaaaccattttcaaaaatccaaaacacCCGATCAACATCAAGTTTCTTTTAAAAATcgaaacccatccaaaaacctTTCACCTAAGATAGAACTTCTCCAACACTCATCAGTGTTGATTCTCGCTTCCAACAGTCGTCCGTGTTGATTCTCGCTTCCAACAGTTGTTCGTGTTGATCCTTTCGCTTGTATGCGAACCTAAAACCACCTAGCATAGTTCCAAGAACTACGTATGTCTTGAGTTCCACCTTGTACCAGAGTATACGTATGAGCGAGATCCAATGTCTCATCAGACAACCTTATTGCTTGTAGATACAATGTCATATTTGTCTCCTTGTCCAAGAAACTTAATATCAAATTTTCCCCTTGCCTTAGCTCCACATATGTATACGAGTAGGCATAAAATCATTGTCGTTGTGTTTGTCAACAACAATTATTGGGTTCAGGTAAAATTGAAACCTTATTGCCCATTGCCTCCTATCACTAAATGTTTGAGACGAAACTATACTGAAGATGTAAAAGTATGGGAATCAGCATATGTGGGACGCATTAGGCACTAGGAAGACGAAGTTAGGAAGTCATCCTAGCTTGTTTTGTATTCCTATATGTAACACGTTTTCCATTTTATGTACATATTTTATCGGGTAGTTTATTTATCGAATTACTTATTTGAGAAAATTagggaaaaaataaaaaaaaatacctcATTGTCTATTGGAAATTTCACATTTTCGATTTTTTTCGGTGAATACTAAAAATTTCATTCAAATTTTCGATatcataaatttcaaattttcggtaTTTCACCATGGTTTCGTGGCAAATTGTAAATTTTCATTGAAATTTCCGTGTAGTTTCCAAATTTCCAATACAATCTCATTATTTTCGAAAAATCAATAACCTTAGCGAAAGGTATAACAATAATAGAATGCATAACGTAGGAGTATCAAATATACCCAGAGGCGGAGCCAGGACGCGGGCTCAACGGGTgcaaatgtttttataaataattataaaattatttatatgaataaatatataaaactatagttttttaattttttttaacatacaactatttactttttagatattatattttagttaattataattaaaaaataattaaataaatctaAATGTGGAGCTTATTGatatacttttataaaaaaacaagttAATGTAAATAAACAAGTTAGAATATAATAAATGTTAGATATTTATtagaattcattttttttacatatttttattagaattcttttttttaaataggTTAATAAGTGACAAATAATAATTTGTTAAAATCATCTAAAGTatactaaaattattttttatgataaaaaatgaatgTCATGCAAGACTCTCAGGTTCAAGATCTAAAGCATGCTatagttattttttattataaaatatgaatgCCATGTCAATGATTaagatatattaaattattaatttataattttatttattaaccgTGATTGACTATGTCTTAGAGAAATAATTTTTGTTTCAAATATAAATAGAATTGCATTGTTGCAGTTGCAAAATAAGATATTTAAGTGTAGGGAATGTATTATTCTAATGAGGAATAATGAGAAATAGATTGTTTCACTTGTGAGTCTATGAGTCTAAAAAGTGTAGGGAAATAAAATCAGTGTTGCAGGTCTATGGGTCCAAAAAAGTGTAGGGTGCAAAATTAAATATCTAAGGTGGGATAATAGGGataatttcaaaaaatacaagGGGTGCAGATTAGAGCTGGCAATACGGGCTCGGGCTTTTGGCGGACCAGGCTTAAAAGTCCGAAATTTAAAGAGGCTAAAATTAAGTTGTTCAAGCCTAACCCTTCACGAATTTCGATTATTTCGAACTAGTccgaatatatgtaatatttatttttaaaataaaaaaattgatatatcatataataaaaattaaaacggGCTTTTGGCGGACCAGGCTTAAAAGCCCGAAATTTAAAGAGGCTAAAATTAAGTTGTTCAAGCCCAGCCCTTCACAAATTTCGGTTATTTCAAACTAGTCcggatatatttaatatttatttttaaaattaaaaatttgatataccctataataaaaattaaaatatatatgaatattgagtataaattttttttttaactccATAAATAGTATCTAGAATAAACCATCACATAAATATACCATTTCAATCAAATAAtgtaaatttttcaaaaatgatCCAAAGGGGTTTTAAACCCAGGACATTGGCATAACAACACTAAAGCCTTTCCACCAAACTACTTTTATTACTTGTAAAAATTTTGCAATTCATTCTTATATATTACATAATgaagtaattttttttgaaatttattttattttattttgagttttggtaataatttttgttttattctaataaataataaataactgCAAATATTTTACTAAAAATTTCATATTATTTCCACTATGTAATGTTTCAAATATTTAGTATTTACTAgtcttcaatttaaaaaaattaataaataaaatatttaataaactaaaataaataattcaaatatttaatattttagacataattaaatatatacataataatattttaatggtTGATAAATATTAACGCTAAATATTTCATAATATTTCAACTATTAAATTAGTatattaaatatgaaatataaaatattttaatttgtaataataatataatataattaactaataattaaaatgttttaaactatttaatatatataaattactgtatattattatttatttagaacaaaataaaaattaataccaacgcttataaataaatatattgttgcttataaataaaaaaatttgctgtttacaaaacaaaaattaGAACAAAATATAGAACAAATATATTGTTGCTTGTAAACAAAAATTAATACCAAcacttaaaaataattatattgctGCTTATAAACAAAAAATTTAGACAAAGTACTTACTGTATATAAATAAATCTTACTAACAACAATACATTACGTGGAATTATTGTAtataaacaaaagcaaaaaacCATAGTAAAAATTCATTCGAACTGATCTGAATTCAGTTTCAGTTTTAAGTCGATTCTAAAATTATTTGTACATTATAGTTTGGTTCACTAACCAAACATAACGATTAGATTATTTTAACTTCAATTCGATTCGATTTAAAGTttggtttttaaattttttgaacaaCACTACAAAAAATACACTTAGCCGCCACCAATGATTTTTTATTCTTGTATAAATCTATAAATCTTAGTTCTCTTATAGCCGTCATCTAATTTAATATTTTCACCCACCTATCGACCCCACATGCATGAATTAGATCTATCCAAAATCACAAAAGTATCATGCTTAGTCTTTAGTCAATATTGCAACATTAATAAACCACACTATTTTAATACCAACAAAAAATGATAGTTcacctaatttttttttattatcttatACTTATAAATTGGGAAGCAAACACAAGGAAAAATGTCAAATTTAATCACAGTAAACATGGAAAATTTGAGAGTATGCCTAGTGACATTAACATTGTTGTGTTTGATTGCAACAACAATTGCAGAACAGTGTGGAAGACAAGCCGGGGGTGCAACATGTCCAAACAACCTTTGTTGTAGTCAATACGGTTACTGTGGTGACACCGATGATTACTGTTCACCTTCTAAGAATTGTCAAAGTAACTgtcgtggtggtggtggtggtggcggcGGCGGCGGTGGTGGTGAGAGTGCTTCTAATGTTCGTGCTACTTATCATTACTATCAACCGGAACAACATGGTTGGGACTTAAACGCTGTTAGTGCTTATTGTTCAACTTGGGATGCTGGTAAGCCTTATTCATGGCGTAGTAAATATGGTTGGACTGCTTTTTGTGGACCGGTTGGACCTCGAGGTCAAGCTTCGTGTGGAAAGTGTCTCAGAGTAAGAACTGAATCCTATTCCTTTCTATATATCTAGGATTTCATATACTCACTTATGATCAACGGTGTGTCTGGTGTCTGACATTTGACATATATACTTACTTATGATCGATGGTGTGCCTGGTGTCTGACATCTGACATATATACTCACTTATGGTCGATGATGTGTCTGGTGTCTGACATCTGACATATATACTCACTTATGATTTATGATGTGTATGGTCTCTGACATGTATTTGAATGCAGGTGAGAAATACCGGGACAGGAGCACAGGAAACAGTGAGAATTGTAGATCAATGCAGCAATGGAGGGTTGGATTTGGATGTTGGTGTGTTTAATAGAATAGACACAGATGGCAGAGGATACCAACAGGGACATCTTACTGTGAGCTACCAGTTTGTGGATTGTGGGAATGAGCTGGATATGATCAACCCTTTGTTCTCCATCATGGATGCTAAACAATGAATGTTTCAATATGCTTTCTCTCTACCTTTGCATGGTAGTAATCAATAAGTGATTGTGTTTTAGTAACTGAGTTTGATGCTAAAGTCTTTCTGTTTTGAAAGACAAGTTTTCAAATATGCTTTTACAAGTTGGTTTTCAATATTTTCTAATTCATGCATTTCTTCCTTGGCTACATGATACTGCGTGAGATCTTCATCATtgattttggtaaaacaaattcACTTTTGTAAGTTAGATACAAATAGATAGTTCAAAATACAACTTAGGTAAAACAACCTTGTGACACAACTATtcaacaattaagcacacaaAAATCCACATAACCAAACAACATTAAACTAAAGGGATATTATATTATTGTTCAAACAACCATGTGTAAAAATAAGCATGATATAGTTTTGCAACTAGGTGGGATTCAAAAACATGTTTGTTTTTGCAGACACTTAATAAAATTAAACATGATATAGTTTTGGATAATTTATGGATCCATTTTATTGAAAGTTGAAACTCCTTTCACAAGTTAAAATTAGAGCATATATAAATTTATTCACTCATTAAAAAGAAATAGACCGATCAATTCAAAAGGGCTTGAAGATTTAATTTTTGTTCATTCAAATCTTCATATTCTTTTGAGAAGGAGTAAAATTTATAATGAAGGAGAAACAAAAATATAAGATTTTGGTGGAGATGAATGAAATCTATTTGACGAAACTGATATTCTTAAAATTATTAGTCTTTCAATGAATCAGAAATAAAAGTAAAAGTTACTCTTTTTAATGATATAGGAGAggaaaaaatattcatatttagcAATGATTCCATGATTTATGAACACTTTTAAAATGTGATTTATATATGTTATTGTACTATTgagttttttaaacaatttttttaaattttttaatattttgttattatttaaacaatataatttctttgttatttttataattgtattgtaAAAAAATTATACTCACGTATTCGtactattaatttttaaaaaaatatacattgtGTATCATATACATATATGTACCCGTACCAGGTACTGGATACGTACATGTACCTTTGCAACATAGAGCAAAAGAGATTCAACAATGAGATTTTTTCATTGGAGAGAGAGCAACTAGGCGATATAGTTTCTTTGTCGGAGAGAGCAACCATGTGACATGGTTTCTTCGAATGATTTTATTTAAACGAGTATTTATGTTACTAAAAATAGACAAATATTTTAGTTGGGTCTGAATATC
The Vicia villosa cultivar HV-30 ecotype Madison, WI linkage group LG6, Vvil1.0, whole genome shotgun sequence genome window above contains:
- the LOC131612868 gene encoding pro-hevein yields the protein MSNLITVNMENLRVCLVTLTLLCLIATTIAEQCGRQAGGATCPNNLCCSQYGYCGDTDDYCSPSKNCQSNCRGGGGGGGGGGGGESASNVRATYHYYQPEQHGWDLNAVSAYCSTWDAGKPYSWRSKYGWTAFCGPVGPRGQASCGKCLRVRNTGTGAQETVRIVDQCSNGGLDLDVGVFNRIDTDGRGYQQGHLTVSYQFVDCGNELDMINPLFSIMDAKQ